The stretch of DNA CTTGGGCTCGGCCGGGAAGGCTGGGCGGAGCTGCCGCCGTGGAGCGTGGGCTGGTATCTGGCGGAGGCCGAGCGATGAGCGGCGATCGCTTCCCGGTAGACCTCGAGCGTTCGCTCAGCAATGCGCTCCCAGCTGAACTGCGCCTCGACGCGCCGGCGCCCGGCGCGGCCGAAGGCGGCGGCGCGCTCGGGCTGGGCGAGCAGGGCGCGCATCGCTGCGGCCAGGGCGGCGGGATCGGCGGGCGGTACGAGCTAGCCGGTCTCGTCGTGGACGACCACCTCGCGGATGCCCCCCACGCCCGTGGCGACGACCGGGGTGCCGCAGGCCATCGCCTCGAGGTTGATCAGCCCGAAGGGCTCGTACACCGACGGGCAGACGAAGAGCGCGGCGTGGCTGTAGAGCTGCACCACGTCCTCCCGGGGCAGCATGGCGTTGAGCCAGCGCACGCGGGGGTGCTGCGTCACGGCAGCACCGAGCCGCGCCTCCAGCTCCCTGGTGTCGGGGCTGCTGGCGCACAGGACGAGCTGGGTGTCCTCCGGCAGTCCCGCAGCGGCCTCGAGGAGATGAAAGATCCCCTTCTGCTCGCTGATGCGCCCCACGAACAGGACGTACGGGGTGCGGACGCTGTACCGGTCCAGAGCGTCCCGGCGCTCGGTGCGGCGGAAGGCCCCGGTGTCCACGCCGTTGTGAATAACCCGGACGCGCTCCGCGTCGACGGAGAAATGAGCCAGCACGTCCTCGCGCATCTGCCCCGAGACGGCGATGACCCGATCGGCACTCTCCACGGCCACGCGCTCCGCCCATCGCGACACCGCGTACCCCGCGCCGAGCTGCTCCGCCTTCCAGGGCCGGAGGGGCTCGAGGCTGTGGAGGGTGACCACGAGCGGGATGTCGGAGAGCGTGCGAACGAGGAGTCCGGCCAACGCCACGTACCAGGTATGCGAGTGCACGACGTCGGCGTCCACGCGGTCGCGGGCCATGAGCAGGTCGGTCGAGAGGGCTTCGAGCGCCGGCGCATAGCGGGCGTCGCCCGTTCCTGTCGGCGGGCTCTCGGCCAGCCGGTCCCAGGACGGATAGCCGCGCACGCGCAGCCCGTGTTCGGACCGCTCATCACCACCAAAGCAGCGCACCTCGACCCCAGCCCGGCCGGCGAGCGCGCGGCTCAGGTGGTCGACGACGACGCCTGCGCCGCCGTAGACGTGCGGCGGGTACTCGCGGGTGAGCATCAGCACTCGCATGGAGACGTTCCCATCACCCGTCGGCGCCATCAGAGACCCTCCCGTCATGCCCGCGGCTGAACCCTTCGTCTTCCAGGGATGCGTCCAGGTCTGCGAGCTGCTCCCTCACGAGGCGCACGACGCGCGCGAGCTGCTCGAGGAGATCAGGCGCGTGCCCGCCGAGTCCATCTTCTGCCACACCTCCGTGCTGCTGGTGCACCGCCCACCGCAGCCGGACGCCTATCCCAATGACTTCGCGCTGTGGGCGGACATCGAGCTTCGCGACCGGCGCCTCACCGAGCGGCTCGCCGCCATCGATCCGTTCCGGCTCGGTTCCATCGAGGGCGTCCGTGCCGAGCTCGTCTCCACCCTCGAGCATCACCTGCAGCAGCTCTCCGCCGCGCCATCCCGCGCGGGCGAGCCGTTTCGATTCCTACAGTATCACCTCGTGCCCGTCCCGACGGGCCACGAGGTGCGGACGCTCCGGGAGTTCCGGGACGCCCTCACCGGGGTCGATGCCAGCACCCTCTTCTTCCACATCATCGAGGCGCGCTACCGGCTCGG from Candidatus Rokuibacteriota bacterium encodes:
- a CDS encoding DUF5752 family protein; translation: MPAAEPFVFQGCVQVCELLPHEAHDARELLEEIRRVPAESIFCHTSVLLVHRPPQPDAYPNDFALWADIELRDRRLTERLAAIDPFRLGSIEGVRAELVSTLEHHLQQLSAAPSRAGEPFRFLQYHLVPVPTGHEVRTLREFRDALTGVDASTLFFHIIEARYRLGRGRGDFAEWVDTALGRHELAERLSHIDPYAGTLERVRERHLIALNRALEEEGGA